The following proteins come from a genomic window of Nitrospirota bacterium:
- the asd gene encoding aspartate-semialdehyde dehydrogenase, whose protein sequence is MMRVGFVGWRGMVGSVLMGRMREEKDFDLVEPVFFTTSNVGGKGPAVGKGEVMLKDAKSIDELRKVDIVLTCQGGDYTSEIYPRLREAGWKGYWIDAASTLRMTNDAIIILDPVNLKVIEDGLAKGIRNYIGGNCTVSLMLMALGGLYERGLVEWMSAMTYQAASGAGANNMRELLKQMGSAHSSVEGLLDDPSSAILEIDRTVAEHVRSDAYPKEFFGAPLACSLIPWIDKQLENGQSKEEWKGQAETNKILGREGNPVPIDGTCVRVGAMRCHSQALTIKLTSDVPLNEITDMISGHNQWVKVVPNQREITMKELTPAAITGTLTVPVGRLRKMNMGPTFLNAFTCGDQLLWGAAEPLRRMLRILVEREQGNR, encoded by the coding sequence ATGATGCGAGTGGGTTTCGTAGGATGGCGCGGCATGGTCGGCTCGGTGCTCATGGGCCGCATGCGCGAGGAGAAGGATTTCGATCTCGTCGAGCCGGTGTTCTTCACCACCTCGAACGTGGGCGGCAAGGGACCCGCTGTGGGGAAGGGCGAGGTGATGCTCAAGGACGCGAAGAGCATCGATGAGCTCAGGAAGGTGGATATCGTCCTCACCTGTCAGGGCGGCGATTACACGAGCGAGATCTACCCCAGGCTCCGCGAGGCGGGCTGGAAGGGCTACTGGATCGATGCCGCATCCACGCTCCGCATGACGAACGACGCCATCATCATCCTCGATCCGGTCAACCTGAAGGTGATCGAGGACGGCCTGGCAAAGGGCATCAGGAACTACATCGGCGGAAACTGCACCGTCTCCCTCATGCTCATGGCCCTGGGCGGGCTCTATGAGCGCGGGCTCGTGGAGTGGATGAGCGCCATGACCTATCAGGCAGCCTCCGGCGCCGGCGCCAACAACATGCGCGAGCTCTTGAAGCAGATGGGCTCTGCGCACAGCTCGGTAGAGGGCCTCCTGGACGACCCCTCGAGCGCTATCCTCGAGATCGACCGCACCGTGGCCGAGCATGTCCGCTCCGATGCGTATCCGAAGGAGTTTTTCGGCGCACCCCTTGCCTGCTCGCTCATTCCCTGGATCGATAAACAGCTCGAAAACGGCCAGAGCAAGGAAGAGTGGAAAGGCCAGGCCGAGACGAACAAGATCCTCGGGCGCGAAGGGAATCCCGTCCCCATCGACGGCACCTGCGTGCGCGTGGGCGCCATGCGCTGCCACAGCCAGGCCCTTACCATCAAATTGACGAGCGATGTTCCGCTGAATGAGATTACCGATATGATTTCCGGCCACAACCAGTGGGTAAAGGTCGTACCCAACCAGCGCGAGATCACGATGAAGGAGCTTACCCCGGCGGCGATCACCGGCACGCTCACTGTCCCGGTCGGCCGCTTGCGCAAGATGAATATGGGACCGACATTCCTGAACGCATTCACCTGCGGCGACCAGCTGCTCTGGGGCGCGGCCGAGCCGCTCCGGCGCATGCTGCGCATCCTGGTAGAGCGGGAGCAGGGTAACCGCTGA
- a CDS encoding 3-isopropylmalate dehydrogenase produces MSTPYKIAVIPGDGTGPEVVAEGIKVLNAASAKFGFKLEYTKFDFGGERYLKTGETLPDSAIDELRKFDSIFLGAIGHPDVKPGILETGILLKARFALDQYINLRPVKLYPNVETPLKDKGPEHIDFVVIRENTGGIYTGHGGATRVGTPDEIATQLMVYDRRTVDRCLKYAFELKKKRNAKDKKYAEKPITLIHKRNVLTHAGDLWYRAFEEMGAKHYPELKRDYNHVDAANMWFVKNPEWFDVTVTENLFGDIITDLGAMIQGGLGVAAGGNINPEGVSMFEPMGGSAPKYTGQNVINPIAAIGAAMMMLDTLGEAKAAQAVEAAMMGTMKKMKSQAAGKMGYSTTQVGDMVAGLV; encoded by the coding sequence ATGAGCACACCATACAAGATCGCGGTAATTCCGGGAGACGGGACAGGGCCGGAGGTCGTGGCAGAGGGCATCAAAGTCCTCAATGCGGCTTCGGCGAAGTTCGGCTTCAAGCTCGAATATACGAAGTTCGACTTCGGGGGAGAGCGCTATCTGAAGACCGGTGAAACGCTTCCCGACAGCGCCATCGACGAGCTCAGGAAATTCGATTCGATCTTCCTCGGCGCTATCGGCCACCCGGATGTAAAGCCCGGCATTCTCGAGACCGGAATACTCCTCAAGGCGCGCTTTGCCCTCGATCAGTACATCAATCTCCGGCCGGTGAAGCTCTATCCCAATGTCGAGACCCCGCTCAAAGACAAGGGCCCCGAGCATATCGATTTCGTCGTTATCCGCGAGAACACGGGCGGCATCTATACGGGCCATGGCGGAGCGACGCGCGTCGGCACCCCGGATGAGATCGCCACGCAGCTGATGGTATATGACCGCCGTACGGTCGACCGCTGTCTCAAGTACGCTTTCGAGCTGAAGAAGAAACGTAACGCCAAAGATAAAAAGTACGCCGAGAAGCCGATTACCCTCATTCACAAGAGAAACGTGCTTACCCATGCGGGTGACCTCTGGTACCGCGCCTTTGAAGAGATGGGCGCGAAGCACTACCCGGAGCTCAAGCGCGACTACAACCATGTCGATGCGGCGAATATGTGGTTCGTGAAAAACCCCGAGTGGTTCGATGTGACGGTGACCGAGAATCTCTTCGGCGACATCATCACCGACCTCGGCGCGATGATCCAGGGCGGGCTCGGGGTAGCGGCGGGAGGCAACATCAACCCCGAGGGGGTCTCGATGTTCGAGCCGATGGGCGGCAGCGCGCCGAAGTATACCGGACAGAATGTCATCAATCCCATCGCTGCCATCGGCGCCGCGATGATGATGCTCGATACGCTCGGCGAAGCAAAGGCCGCGCAGGCGGTCGAGGCGGCGATGATGGGGACGATGAAAAAGATGAAGAGCCAGGCCGCCGGCAAAATGGGGTATTCTACCACCCAGGTCGGCGACATGGTGGCAGGGCTGGTTTAA
- the leuD gene encoding 3-isopropylmalate dehydratase small subunit, with protein sequence MLLKGKVWRFGDDVDTDAIIPARYLTTSDPKELARHVMEDADKEFPGKVKAGDLLVAGKNFGCGSSREHAPIAIKAAGIQAVVAKSFARIFYRNAFNIGLPIFESDEASERIREGDTIEIDADKGTIKNVTSGEQYTAKPIPPFMQELIAAGGLIEWTKKKLKGAAA encoded by the coding sequence ATGCTGTTGAAGGGTAAGGTCTGGAGATTCGGGGATGACGTCGATACCGATGCCATCATACCGGCGCGCTATCTCACTACGTCCGATCCGAAGGAGCTCGCGCGTCATGTCATGGAGGACGCGGACAAGGAGTTCCCGGGCAAGGTAAAAGCGGGCGATCTCCTTGTTGCGGGCAAGAATTTCGGCTGCGGCTCGTCACGCGAGCACGCCCCTATCGCCATCAAGGCCGCGGGTATTCAGGCTGTGGTCGCAAAGAGCTTTGCGCGGATCTTTTACCGCAATGCCTTCAATATCGGCCTCCCTATTTTCGAATCCGACGAGGCTTCGGAGAGGATCAGGGAGGGCGATACCATAGAGATCGATGCCGACAAGGGGACCATAAAGAACGTCACCTCCGGCGAACAGTATACTGCGAAGCCGATCCCCCCCTTTATGCAGGAGCTGATTGCAGCGGGCGGACTGATCGAGTGGACAAAGAAAAAACTGAAGGGAGCGGCGGCATGA
- the miaA gene encoding tRNA (adenosine(37)-N6)-dimethylallyltransferase MiaA — MKKVIVLLGPTAVGKTAASLLLAKALKTEIISADSMQIYRRMNIGTAKPTAEERRQVPHHLIDVVEPWEAYSTGEYIKQVVPIMERLFSSGRPPLVVGGTGLYIKAMTRGIFTGPSADWELRDDLLRKESEEPGSLYAYLNEIDPGTAERIEPADTRRVIRALEVCLKSSRKMSELHQELTRPLPYDFLKMGLTRDRKELYGMIDKRVDAMMAQGLLDEVRRVARAIDAAETRRCGGAGKGTVSPCHRIATSSFTSMQAIGYKELITHLSGEISLDEAAALIKKRSRNYAKRQFTWFRKEEGITWIDITGIHDAHEIFRKIKEIIQRAGQENS, encoded by the coding sequence ATGAAAAAAGTGATCGTGCTCCTCGGCCCTACCGCAGTGGGCAAAACCGCAGCCTCTCTCCTCCTTGCCAAGGCCCTGAAGACCGAGATCATCAGCGCCGACTCCATGCAGATCTACCGGCGCATGAATATCGGCACCGCCAAACCGACTGCCGAGGAGCGGCGGCAGGTTCCCCATCACCTGATCGATGTGGTCGAGCCCTGGGAGGCCTACAGCACGGGGGAGTATATCAAGCAGGTCGTTCCGATCATGGAGCGGCTCTTCAGCAGCGGCAGGCCCCCCCTCGTCGTCGGCGGCACGGGTCTTTATATAAAGGCGATGACCAGGGGCATCTTTACCGGGCCTTCAGCAGATTGGGAGCTGAGGGATGACCTGCTCCGAAAAGAGAGCGAAGAGCCGGGCTCGCTCTATGCCTATCTGAACGAGATCGACCCTGGTACCGCCGAAAGAATAGAGCCGGCCGACACCAGAAGGGTCATCAGGGCACTGGAAGTCTGCCTCAAGAGCAGCAGGAAGATGTCGGAGCTGCACCAGGAGCTGACCAGACCCCTCCCCTACGACTTTCTCAAGATGGGACTCACCAGGGACCGGAAAGAGCTCTACGGAATGATCGATAAGCGGGTCGACGCAATGATGGCGCAGGGCCTGCTCGACGAAGTCCGCCGGGTAGCGAGAGCCATAGATGCCGCGGAGACGCGGCGATGCGGAGGCGCGGGGAAAGGCACCGTGTCCCCGTGTCACCGTATCGCCACGTCATCTTTTACGTCCATGCAGGCGATCGGCTATAAGGAATTGATCACGCATCTGTCAGGCGAAATCAGCCTCGACGAGGCGGCCGCCTTGATCAAAAAACGGTCGAGAAATTACGCTAAACGGCAGTTTACGTGGTTCAGGAAGGAAGAAGGGATAACCTGGATCGATATCACGGGCATCCATGATGCTCATGAGATATTTAGAAAAATAAAAGAAATAATTCAGCGAGCAGGACAAGAAAATAGTTAA